ATCTGAACTAGAACACGCTGTCCTTCAGGGCTTTCTGTACTCACCGGCTTGGGTTTAGCAGCTACCTCTACTGCACATAGCAGAGATGCGTCTGAATTGTCCATTTTCACAAAAAGCCATTCTTCTAGTAACGAGCTACGAGTTTAGCATCAGTCGACTACATTACAAAAACTAGAAGTGGGCCCAGCTTTACAGAAAGGAGCAAGGAACAAACATACTCCAGTCCTTCCTCACCCCTTAAAGCAGGTGAGATGCCTGGCCTTTTACAAAACCTTGGGAATAAAGCCATGTCTCTCAGCCAGGCATGGTTTCACCATGAGTGTTCCTTTTATatgtcacaatttttttttttattttttatttttttttatatagatgGGGCACTGGTACACACTTACAGAAACAGTGAGGGAAGAAAGGGTCTTTCCATTAACACTGAATTTGTGCTGGCACATTGATGCATCACATGGAGGCTAACACAGCTCAGGTCTTTGAAAGCAGCATCTGTCTCCCACTGAAATGGGATATATGATGACACAAGCAGATTCCAGAAAACCTAGGAAccacagggctttttttttttttttttttttggaagaacaCACTGCTGAAGAATTGCACTCTAGAATTCAAGCTTTAAATATTTAACCCtacaggctggggaaaaaaaaaaagaaaaaaaaaaaaggccaaggtGGATGACTGGTGCAAACCAGAACTGTGTGAACTAGCCCAAGCAAGTGGCTAGTATTTACTTCAAGATCAAGCAAGGCAAAGGTCAGTAAAACTAGCTAGCTGttaaagcagcaaataaaaatttccaggaaaaaaaaagccaacataaAACTCTCCAGAAAACAGccagaagttaaaataaaactaatttctaTAGGATTCTTGCAGCATATCGAGCTCCCAGATGAGGTTAAGGCTCATTGTGTGAGGCACTTCCCATACTTATGAAATTTGAAACACCAAAACTCCTCTAGAGCCAGGAACTAGCACGGAGGGAAGTTCCAACTCTAACCTAAACTcttcatttagaaacaaaacagaactgaagcACTTAGAAAGATTATAGGGCAAAGTACACTTAATATAACTGTCAAACTAAACAGCTTGGTCAACATAGAATTATGATAACCATTTTCTTGTGGAAAAGTTTTTTTCACATACTAAGTGgtcaaagcaataaaaaaaatcaccattacCAGCAATAACATGTCAGGCAAGATGAGAGCTTTGTGCAGTTGGATCTTCCAACCAATGCAGTTTTTATGGGAAATAAGTGAGCTATGGTAAAATAGTATGTGCTGACTGACAACAGCCACAGCAAAGATTTCTCCCCCCACAAGCAGaataattaaaatcctgtttatgCTGAGATGTTCAGCATGGGATCTGCCCTTTCAAAGACGGAACACAAAATTAGGAAGTCATCTCTTCTTGATTTATTTGGGTTGTTTTTGAATAGAAATAGGCTCCTGCAGACACAAAGGCACATGCTTCCTTACAAAGAGAGGCCTAGCATGCCTTTTCTCAGGTTTCCTTCTGATGCCTCAGTAAGAAGTCAAATCACCCACCAATCATGGAGGGAATAACAAAATTGGCTTCAATGATTTAAGAGATGGTGGCAGAACTCCTTTTTGGCATGAGCCTCTCTTTCATTGCTCTTGTAtagaaaaaagccaaaccacagaaaGGAACCAATTGTGAGAAGTATTTCATTAACCAGTCTGCAGCTATGAGAAGAGGTGGCTGTTATCACCAGAGCAACAAAACAGAGGACAAGGGTGGAGAGAGAAGATGAAGGAATGCTGATGTGCTGGGTTGGGACTGAAGAGGGCACAGCAGGGTGTTTATTCATAGTCCATAGGGTTCAGCAGCTGTTTCAAAACAAGAAGTCACATCAAAGAAAAGAACTGTTAGCACAGCTCCTACATGAGTTTTTTTCAACCCAGATAAAGCTGTCTTTATaatggtgaggaagaggagggactTCGGGAAAACTCCCTGTTCCAGAGAATTAGTGAAATTTGCTTCAGTGTTCACGTTAAGATGTCAAAGCAATTAGGAAAATCAagtagaaaaaaatccatctagGACTTCTCAGGCCTTAGCCCGGCGTAGGTGGGGGTAGCTCTGCAGAGTCCTGTCTATTGCTTCATCCAAGCTCACCACTGGTTTGTAGCCCATGTCTCTTTTGGCCCGTTCACAGCTGTAGTAGTGAAACGTTCCAGCTAATGCTACCCGCATAGGGGTAAAAGTGGGCTTGATGGTGACCAGTGGACTTAACAGCCACAGCACTAGAGACAGGAACAGGGCCAGGTAATATGCCAGCCAATAGGGAATATGGTACTTGGGAGGATCGTAGTTCAAGCCAGTCAAGATACGGGACATGAAAGCCCAGAAAGGAACTGGTTCATCATTTGTGATATGAAATGCCTGaaagagaggaagacaaaaagCCAGGTGATAAAATCATTATGGTTTTCACAAACTTGTCTTTGTGATGGCCCATCTCATGTTCACAAGGAGACTGACATCCCTGACTTGACTGAGAACATATTTTCAGGAGAAACTGCTTTGCACTAACCATCTCTGTCTGAAAAGTGATGAACCCCTTCTTTGCTAAGAAAGCCAGCTACTTCCGACACCCTAGAGGTTAAGATTACTCATAAATGGTCAAACAAACTGAATGACACAACGCAAACACATTAAAGCATCCTAGCTGTATGTACAGTGCATGCCCAGAGCATGGTGGTGCCATGAAAATCTATGTTTCATCTATTCTGAATTCTGCTGTAAAAGCTAAATAACTATGTTTCTTATGTATGCATCTTGGCTGCCCACAATTCTGCCTGGATTTCCTTTCACAAGGAGTTTCATAGCATGAAGTTAAAGTATATTCATACATCTTAGCCCATGTGGTTGCACACAATGGTCACCAGATGGGCAACCATTCATTATAcctacagacagaaaaaaattgacCCATTTGTGTGTACTAGTTCCACTCATCTCCAAGATCGATGTTCAGTACAGACAAAAATCAGCATAAATTACAGAGCAGACACATGAAGCCAAGTGAGGCTTGCAGATGAAGTTCAGCTAGGGGACACCCACTGCCCTCCCCTTGCTAGGTCCTTCCTTACCTTCCCACACAGAGGAGAGTCTTTCTGAAGATTTTCTGCAGCTAGGATGTGTCCATGGACCACGTTTTCCACATAGGTGAAATCTACCAAGTTCTTTCCATCCCTGTGCagacaaaaggaagaagtttAGCCGTAAGGCAACTTAGGCTGAAAATCTGCTTGTGGCAAATGGAAGGACTTTCACACAAGATGTATTTATTCCAAGATTCCTCTTCTGCTCTATTGTGCTGCAACTTCAGGCTATTCCCGGTCAGAGAGAGGAAATCACTATGTGTTATTTTGGAGACAAAGGCAGTTACTGTCTCAGCTCTTGTCAAGGCCCTCAAAGTTTACATTCCTGTAACAGTACCATTTTTAAACCTCACATGTTACCAAGTATCTAGGTGTTGCAGATCCTACAGGTCTCAGAATCAGCAGAGTGATCCACAGCAGCAGAACAAATACAAACAGAGTGGTAACTAGCACAAAGAAAGTCACTTAAGGACAAGCTTTCAATTATGGATTTCTTGGCTCATGAAATTCTAACTTACTCCCTCAATAAGCCAACCTCAGCTCCAGCTGAAACAGATTTAACCCACTGTGTTAAatctatttctatttctacacaggtagagaaaatgaaaatgaatctgCATATCGCTTTCAAGAGTCCAGCTAAATCAAACAAATCGTTTGTTACAAAACCATCACCATGCTCATTTGGCCTTAAAAACAGTATTGCTGCAATCCAACATTCTGAGAAAGAATGATTTTCATTTCCTACATTCATGGATGTATAactattttatttgctttcttggaAGGGATATACAGGTCTGTATAGCAGTAGGAAAACTTAAATGAGGAATGCGTGTTTGAGCTGGAAGAGAATGAAGACTTGAACAAAGTGGAAACCTTGAGTTTGTGTATGTTTGCTGCTCACAGATCAGTTTGAGGGATGGACTCAGAATTGAActgtaaggaagaaaaagaaccaaaaaaaaaccccacaacccccaccaaacccaacACCAAAAAGACCACAACCCtattccctttcttccttctacCCGAAGCACATATTCACatgtgcacatatacacacaaacaacCTCCTTGCATGTAATAAAAATCTATTGTAAATTAAAGAGCACATTTCTTTCAAGAGCATAATACAATTGATAAAAATATCCTTAGTAGTAACTTGAACTATTTCTTGCTCTAAAATTTCAGTGGTCCACTAGAAGCTCTGCAAGGCTCCATAACAAGACAAATACTTTGATCTTAtaatcagaaatattaaaacattgcCATATAGGCTTTTGAATTGCAAGAACCTCAAATACCAGAAGTGTATATTAATTAAATTAACAGCAAGTAATCTGAGCTCTCTCATATTTAAAAGGACAGCTCTTTAGACAATGCAAAGAAAGCTCAAGCTATGTCAGCTTTCCCCACCGATATTCTTTTTGCATTATGAACACTTACCATCTGCATGCATGAGTCCCTAAcacagaaggatttttaaaaaacagaatccTGGGTCAcaagtgaaaaattaaagaaacgTACTTTTTTCCATGCCACAACAACACTACTGATTTAATATAATTCCCTTCCAAAAGGGCTTTGTAGGTTCAGCATCAATTTTAACAAAAACTATAAAATGACTGAGCCTTGCTCACCCAATTATGAACTTCATTTTGCCACTCTTAGCTGCTTGGATGAGGATGGGAACCAGCTGAGGGTCTCTAGGACCAAATATTCCATGGGGACGAATAGCAGTAGTGAAGAAATTGTTGCATGGGTCATTTGCACTGAGCACTtcctgtagggaaaaaaagataaccaAGTCAGGAGAGAAAGgctgggaagaaaaatacagcttagTAACATATTCCAAGATCATCACTAAAGGGGGTGGGCATTCCCCCATCTCCTTGGGAAGACATCGGTGGAAGAATTACTGTCCACCCTTACCTTTACAAATGATCCTTCCTTTGTTCCCATCTCTTCTCCCACTTctctttaatgagaaaaacagacaaaaatctgttttcattattgAACACTTAATGAATTGACAGGCAAAGGAAGGGAACTCTTCGCCTCTCATTTAACACCACAGAAACCAGAGGAGCTTTGAAAGTTCCTTCACACCATGAATTCTTTATGGACATGTTGGAGAAAAGAAGGACACTAAGCAATTCAGTCTCCATCTCTCTCATCAATCAATGGAAGATTTCCATCATGGGCCTTCTTGATCTCATTCAGAAGGGGTGTGATCCCATCTTCCTGGCAGCGCTAACCAGATTTAGCAGGGCATCTCTGAAGAAGATTTAATCTATCGGGAGCTCCCAAACAACGTGTTCTACTAATTTTTAACAGCTGCtggattttctattaaaaatccaagaaaaacacatacaaataaaCACTGAATACTTTCTCTGTTTCACCCAAACCAAAGACATAATTACAAGCATAGTGGGCTAGACTTGAGTGCTGCTCACAAGCTTCCACTTTATTAGTCCACTTTGCAGTAAAGTGGTTACGCTTGTGAATGAACAGATGTTTTTATGCTGCATTTTCACTTAAGCTCTTTTCAAGGAACGTAAGAAAAATCCTTAAAGGCTAATGCCTAACTCTAGAGGGCACACTGTCAGCTTCAGTATGGAAGCAAGTCTATATTCTTCAGGCACAAAAAGCATAGATTCTTTCCACAACTGAAATGCAAGCCACTgaaaaaagttcaaaaaaaatgtttgttcGCTTTGATTTAAAACATTGTCATACCATATTTAAACCACAAATACTGCAGCATTAAGAACCTGAAATAGAACAGATGCTGGTGATCTGCTAATGTTCAAAGTAGTGGACATTCAGATGTAGGGGAAATTTTTAGATCTTTTTTAACAAGAATATTTTCAGTACATGGCCAATAGCATTAGCTTACAACATGTCATTAGGCTGCCATGCCCCTTTAACTCAGTCCACATCTCCACCtcatcttctccttccccagtgaCTTGTTCACAATCCCAACTGTAACTTCAGGCTGCAATTCAGGTAAATGGGGTTCTGAAACAGCCTTCCAGTAGGAGCAGAGAAGGCAAAAAACTCCCCTCAACTGCTCTTAAAACAAAGCTGGATAAGTTAAGAAATGGGATTATCACATGGCTCTGGCAATGAAAGCAATATCTCTGCCAGTTCTTTTATTCTTCCTCTAGAAACCACCTCTGTAGTGTAAGACACTATTTCATTCAACTTCCTTGGTAATTTATGTCAcagctttattttattctctttttattaAGTGAATACACTACTTAGGAGTTTCATCAGCCAAGGAAGACATAACTTAGAACTTATGTATTTCAACAGCTAGACAGCTGCTAGGAAAGCATCCCCTGGACCAACCCATCAGCATGCCTAGGGAAAAGGATGTGGGTCACTTGTGAAAGATGCAAGTGGCAGCCACCTGCCATACTTGTCTGTAACAGAACAAATGAATCCACAGCTCACTAGCCTTTATGCTGAGAATAAAAGGGCTAAAATCAGACAGATTTGTCTAAAAGAAGGGAATTTTCTATTTCAGTTATACTCTGAAAACTCTGGCAGGCATATGCATGATTCTGCACAGGTTTTCTTTTCAACTGTAAGAACGAGATACTTCTTTCTAATGAAAGAGAGATTCTGGAGAACAAGAGAGATCTGTTCAGTCTTGAAGAGTCTGTTGTGTCCCCTAGGGCATGCCCTACTTTTAGAAGGGCAGTTTTAAGCATCAAAAATAACAACGTTAACCATATTATGACAAATACCTTCTCCTGTAGGATCTTTGTCTCTGTGTAATAGTCGATAGGTTTTTTTGCATAAGGGAGGTCTTCTGATCCATTTTTTATGTCTGTGCCCTCAAAAACTACACTGGCACTGCTAGTTAACACCAGTTTCTGCAATagatgtgaaagaaaacagttgtTTAAAACCTAAACCAAAAGGGTCGTTATTTACGAAGGCTGAGTAAAGACAATAATAATGTTTAAGCAACTGATTCTACAGATAATAATCCAAGTCTAGAAGAACGTGGGCTAACAGAAGATGATCTGCGATTGCAGGTAAGAAAACTCCCACTCCTTTAATTGACTCTGTCACACTGTTTAGTGCTACCTAAAGGAGattaaaacatttcaacaaaCATGTAAGGCAGCCAGTCAAGGGGAAAACATCTCCAGGAAAATCAGAGTGCCCACTTGGCTTGGCACATTTTAGCACTTAACATGCAACAAGTGTTTTTAAGAGATATTTGCTCATCTTGACTATAACGATACTACAGTAGATTAAACCAAAAAGAATTCTTATCTTGGATGTTTTCGTTGGATAAAAATGTACCCTAGTAGATTCAAAACAGGAAGTCAGTGATGTATTTGAGTAATCAGAAACATGTGGTTTTAAATAAGATCTACACTGTAATAGAAAGATGACTAGATCCAACAAGTTCCAACAAGACTTAACTCCTTGCTCTGGCAGAATCCAGACTAAGCCTGAAGGTAAACACCACGTGGCCCATTTCCTACAACAGCGTATTacatgagggggaaaaaaaacccaacatacaaCAAACTGTGGGGCCGGGAGTCCTGTGTGATAGACATCATTTAATTCTAAACATTATCACTTCTGTATTTGCACATGGACACTGCGCAAAATACATGCTTTGGGGGCAACATCTCTGCCCAGAATAAGTAAGGGATCTTCACAGGCATTGCACTTGAAAATTTGctaagaatttaaatgaaaactcaTGTGATATCAACAtaacataaggagaaaaaaaaccaaaaaaccccacaaccttgCCTGAACAGCAGCCTGGTTTCCTCTGGCTTTCTTTTGTGGGCAAATGACTTTCTAAACCAAATTATCCTGAGATTATGGCATAAGTGTGTTCCTTCTCATTATATGTCAAAGAATTCACATAGGTAATAGATGCCATCAATACTTCCACTGCTGGAAAAGCTATCTTTAGAGTTGTCCCCTTATTAAAGCATGAAAGAATCCACTTGTCAGTCATGGTTCTCCCATGGGTGATTCCCAGACATCTAGTAGGACAAATTTTAATGGATGCTTTTCCTACAGTCAGGAATATTGCAGTGTGTAGGTTTTCTGTGGCAAACATGGACTGAGCTTACACCAGACACTTAAGCGAGAGACCAAGAGTCTCTCTATTCTACTAATTTTCACAGAACAAGTAGCAGTTCAGTATCTCAGAGACCTTTGTCCCTCTGTCAAACTAGATTGAAATTGGTCCATGCTCCAATTGTTATAAAGTCACATCAGCATCTTATAGTCTCCATGTGCTTTCCTACCCTTACCTGCACTCCAGCTTCTTTGCAGGCTTCAATGACTGCTTTGGTTCCCATAAAATTCACCTTATAAAACAGTTCCCTGTTGTCACTTGAAGGTGCTGGTGATGCACAATGAAATGCCACTGACACACCTTGTAAAGCTGGGAGCAAAGCCTAGAAGACACATCACATGAGACAGCAATGAAGCAACAGCAATAGTGcctactcaggaaaaaaaaaatatggaaggaaataaaacacagTTCTTTTTCTCATGGAAACAAAACCACTAAGTTTCAAGTCATGTTCTTTCCATAAAGGTGAGCAGCTGGAATAGGATTAGAGTCCAGGATCTTCACAACGTCCTCTCTTGCTAGACAAAAACGCATTACATCATCTTTTCTTTCCGGAGAAGAACCTAGGAACCTTCTGACACCTGGACGCTATCTAGACTTAACTACTTGCAATAGTCTCAAGTGCAAGTATGAGACTCAAAATAACCTGGAGGTAGGAGTCAGAAAACTCAGCAAGCAGCAGGTTTAACAGCCAACAGTACCCCATGGCACT
This region of Harpia harpyja isolate bHarHar1 chromosome 18, bHarHar1 primary haplotype, whole genome shotgun sequence genomic DNA includes:
- the NSDHL gene encoding sterol-4-alpha-carboxylate 3-dehydrogenase, decarboxylating, which translates into the protein MATRLRSVGKKCTVIGGSGFLGQHMVEQLLEKGYAINVFDIQKRFENDRVQFFLGDLCDKEALLPALQGVSVAFHCASPAPSSDNRELFYKVNFMGTKAVIEACKEAGVQKLVLTSSASVVFEGTDIKNGSEDLPYAKKPIDYYTETKILQEKEVLSANDPCNNFFTTAIRPHGIFGPRDPQLVPILIQAAKSGKMKFIIGDGKNLVDFTYVENVVHGHILAAENLQKDSPLCGKAFHITNDEPVPFWAFMSRILTGLNYDPPKYHIPYWLAYYLALFLSLVLWLLSPLVTIKPTFTPMRVALAGTFHYYSCERAKRDMGYKPVVSLDEAIDRTLQSYPHLRRAKA